CGATCTTCTTGATGGTTCCGCGCAGGATTTTTCCCGAGCGGGTTTTCGGCAGGCGAGCGACCGTGATCGCGAGCTTGAAGGCCGCGACCGGCCCGAGCTTTTCGCGCACCAGCGCCACGATTTCCTTTTCGATCAGGTCCGGGCTGCGGCTCACGCCGGCCTTCAGCACCAGGAAGCCACAGGGCACCTCGCCCTTGATGGTGTCCTTGATGCCGAGCACCGCGCATTCGGCGACATCGGGATGCGAGGCCAGAATTTCCTCCATGCCGCCGGTGGAGAGCCGGTGGCCGGCGACGTTGATGATGTCGTCGGTGCGGCCCATCACGAAGACATAGCCGTCCTCGTCCTTGTAGCCGGCGTCGGAGGTTTTGTAATAGCCGGGGAATTCCGAGAGATAGGCTTCCTTGAAGCGCGCATCCTGCTCCCACAGCGTCGGCAGGCAGGCCGGCGGCATAGGCAGCTTGATCACGATCGAGCCCATGGTGCCCGCCGGCACGGGTCTGGCGGCCTCGTCGACCACATCGACCTGATAGCCCGGCATCGGCACCGTCGGCGAGCCGTGCTTGACCGGCAGCATGCCGAGTCCGACCGGATTGCCGGCGATGCACCAGCCGGTTTCGGTCTGCCACCAGTGATCGATGACCGGCACCTTCAACTGCTGTTCCGCCCATTCCACCGTCGGCGGATCGGCGCGCTCGCCGGCGAGGAACAGCGTGCGGAAGTTCGACAGGTCGTATTTGCGGATGAAGGTGCCTTCCGGGTCTTCCTTGCGAATGGCGCGGAACGCGGTCGGCGCGGTGAAGAACGCCACCGCTTTGTGTTCGGAGATCACGCGCCAGAATGCGCCGGCGTCCGGCGTGCCGATCGGCTTGCCCTCATACATGATCGAGGTCGCGCCATGCAGCAGCGGGCCATAGACGATGTAGCTGTGGCCGACCACCCAGCCGATGTCGGAGCCGCACCACCAGACCTCGCCGGGCTTGACGCCGTAGAGATTGAACATCGACCATTTCAGCGCGACCAGATGGCCGCCATTGTCGCGCACCACGCCCTTCGGGATTCCCGTGGTGCCCGACGTATAGAGAATATAGAGCGGATCGGTCGCGAGCACGGGCACGCAGGGTGCCGCCTTGCCGGCCTCGAGTGCCGCGCGGCGCAACGACGCCCAGTCGTGATCGCGGCCGGCCACGAGATCGCAGCCATGTTGTGGGCGCTGCAGGATGATGCAGGTCTCAGGCTTGACGCTGGAAAGCCGGATCGCCTCGTCGAGCAGCGGCTTGTACTGCACGATGCGGCCGGGCTCGAGCCCGCAACTGGCCGAGAAGATCAGTTTCGGCTTGGCATCCTCGATCCGGCTCGCCAGTTCCTTGGCCGCGAAGCCGCCGAATACCACCGAGTGCACGGCGCCGATCCGCGCGCATGCCAGCATCGCGACCACAGCCTCCGCCACCATCGGCATATAGAGGATGACGCGATCACCCTTGGCGACGCCGAAATCCTGCATCACGGCGGCGAGCGCCTGCACTTCGCGCAGCATCTCGGCATAGGTGAATTTCGAGATCGTGTTGGCGAGCGGCGAATCGTGGATCAGCGCGACCTGATCGCCGCGGCCATCCGCGACATGGCGATCGAGCGCGTTATAGCAGGTATTGACCACGCCGCCGGCGAACCAGCGGCCATAGGTGCCCATCGAGGCATCGAAGATCTTTGGGGGCGGTTCGATCCAGTCGATCTCGCGCGCCGCCTCGGCCCAAAACCCCTCGGGGTCACTGAGCGAGCGGGCATGCACCTCATGATACCGGCTCTTGTCGTGGATGTTCATGGCGCACTCCCCGCTCGTTCACCCATCCTCGTCATGCCCGAGCTTGTCCCGGGCATCCACGTCTGCTCTTCCGTTCAGAAAAGGCAAGACGTGGATGGCCGGGACAAGCCCGGCCATGACGGCTGGGCGGCAGTCTCTTCGCTTTCCGAACGCATTGTCACGGGAAGCGGCGGGAGATCAAGCCGGAACAGTTGCGACGTTCGGCCAAGCCTTATTGCCGGGCGATCGAATTGAGCTTGTCCAGCCGCTCTTCCATTGCCTGGCGCAGGTCGTAGCCGCGGCGGCCGAACGACGCGTTGCGCTGGTCGATGAAGTCGCGCTGCTGCCGGGTCAGCGCCAGGGCGGCGCGATGGCTGTCGGATTCCGCGTCGGCGATCACCCGCAGGAACACGTCGTTGATATTGCGATCGAGCTGGGCGAGGCCGGGATCGGCGCAGATCGCCTTTTCGACCTGGCGCCTTGCGGTGGCGCAATTGAAGCTCGGCAGATTCTTCTGGTACGCCAGCGCGCCCAGCCGCTCGATTTCCCTGGTAACGATCTCGTAGTTTTCGGCGGCGTTCTTGTCGGAAGGATTGAGGCGGACCGCCTCGGCATAATCCGCTTTCGCGCGCGCACGGTCGCCCCTGTGCTGCCATGCCGCGCCGCGGTTGTTGTAGACGCGCTGGAATGTCGGATCCAGTTTCTGCGCCGCATCGTAATCGGCAATGGCGCGGTCGTAATCCTTCCTGGCCTGATAGGCGTCGCCGCGATTGGTCAGGAATTTCGCCTCGGGACGGAGCTTGATCGCCTCGTCGTAATCGGCGATCGCGCCGACATAGTCGCCGTTGCCGGCGAGGCTCAGCCCGCGATTGTCGAAATATTCCGGCCGGGTCGGGTCGATCCGGATCGCCGAGGTTTCGTCCTTCAGCGCCAGTTCGCTGCGGCCGAGCTTGCGAAGGGCCGCGCCACGGTTGGTATAGGTCTGCGCGCGATCGGGGTCGAGACGGATCGCCGCGTCGTAGTCGGCGACCGCCTTCTGGTATTCGCCCTTGAAGTACCAGGCGGCGCCACGGTCGGAAAACGCCTGCGCGAAATCAGGCTTGAGCCGCAGCGCCTCGTTGTAGTCCTCGATGGCGCGGTCGTACTTCCTGACGTTGTTGAAAACATTGCCGCGGCTTTCATAGCCATTGGCATTGTCGGGTTCGAGCCGGATCGCTTCGTTCAAGGCCGCAAACGACGCCTCGGCCTTGCCGGTCTGGCGGAAGATTTCGCCGCGGGCGCGGAAGGCGCGCGCTCGTTGCGGATCCCTGGCGATGACGGCATCGATTTCCGCCAGCGCCTTGTCGGTCTGGCCGCTGTTATGCAGCGCGACGGCCCGCGTAATCGTGGCATCGAGACGGTCGGCATCCGCCGTCGAGGGATTATCGATGTCAGCGGTGCAGCTTGCGATCAGCCTGGCGGGAGCCGCACCGCCGAACGCGGTGCAGGCGACCGGCGGTTCGGCGGCGGTTTCGGCGCGCGCCGCGATGGGGGCCAGAGCGGTGAGTGCCAGCAATGCGCTGGCGGCAACTGACAAGGTCAGGGGTCGCAGGGTAAAGCGTCGCATCACAAATCTCGATAATGCGGCAAGGAACGGTGCAGCCGCGCTTCGGACATTCTGTCGCGGCAGCGCGCCGGAAGGTTCGAAGGCCGGCGGCCGGCCGCCTGCGGATTTCAACCCAATCCACGCGGCTGGCGGCCGTTAATACCCGTCGACCCCGTTCAGCTCCTGCAGCCGCTTTTTCATCTCCTGTTGCAGGTTGTAGCCCGGTCGGCCGAATTCGGTATTGCGGCGGGCGATGAAGTCCTCCTGCTCGCGCTGCAGCGCGCGCTTCTCGCGCGGGTTCTGGATTTCGCCAAGCGACCTGATATTGGCCGCGTTGATCTCGCGATCGAGATCGGCGAGTTCGGGATTGGCGCAGATCGCCTTTTCCACCGCGCGCCGCGCGGTGGCGCAATTGAAGCTCGGCTTGCCGGCCACCGCTTTCAGCGCGCCCAGCCGCTCCAGCTCCAGCGCCAGCGATTTGTAGTTGGCCCTGGCGACGAAGTGGTCGGGGTTCAGCTTGAGTGCGGCGCCGAAATCGGCGAGCGCCTTGGGCCGGTCACCCTTCTTGCGCCAAAGTTCGCCGCGCGCGTTGAAGGTGCCGGCCAGCGACGGATCGAGCTGCAGCGCCACGCTGTAGTCGCCGATGGCACGGTCGGTCATGTCCTTGCGGCCATAGGCGGTGGCGCGCGCAATCAGCGCCTTGATGCGGTCGGTCTTGTCGGTCTTGTCGTTGTCGACCAGCGCGCCGCAGAGGCCGATCGTCCGGTCATCGTCATTCGCCGCCGCCGCTGCCACGCAAGGTGCGGGGTCGATCCGCAAGTCCTTGGCCGGCTCGACGCCGGTCGCCGATGCCCCATGTGCGAACGCGATCCACAGCAGGGACGCGGCGACGACGGTGCGGATGTCAGGACAGCCTCGCATCAATGGATCCGGAAAGACACCTTCAGGGGGACGGTCGATCCTAGAGCCTTTTCCGTTTCGATGGAATCGGAACGGAAAAGGTTCTAGATTTTGATTTGACGCGTTTTCTTGACGCGAACCGGTATCCACCCACGGATCAAGTCCGAGGGCATGCTTCGCTGGAAAACGCTCTAGCAAGCCAGGCGCTGTTGCGACAACGGCCGTTCATAATTTCCTTTTCGGGTGAGAATCAGATTTTGTCGGAAACGTGACGCTTGGCAGCGGCATTTTCCGCGCCGCGGTGGGCGAGAATTTTGCTTGAACCTTTTTCGGGTTTTCAGGACTCAACAACCATGACCACATTGGCCGACTTCCATTCGCCGCGCGCCATCGCGCAATCCCCGACGGGCTACTTTTACTTCTACATGGCGCTGGCCTGCATGGCCGTCGCCTTTTTCGGCTTTGCCCCAACCTACTGGCTGCCGATGGCATCCAGATCGTTCTCCGCCTCGCCCGTCGTCCATTTTCACGGGCTGCTGTTCTTTACCTGGACGCTCTATTTCGCATTCCAGAGCTGGCTTGCCGCCTCCGGCAAGATAGCCCGGCACCGAGCCATCGGAATGGCCGGCATCTCGCTGGCGACCGCGATGACGATCTTCGGCTTCCTGGTGGCAGTCGAGGCGATGAAGCGCTCCGCAGCATTGGGACAAAGCGACGCAGGCATTGCCTTTGCGATCGTGCCGCTGAGCGGCATCCTTTTCTTCGCGGTGGTGTTTGCGCTCGCGATCGCCGCGATCCGCCGGCCGGAGACCCACAAACGGCTGATGCTGCTGGCCTGCATTTCCCTGCTGGACGCCGCCGTGGCGCGCTGGTTTCTGACCTTTCTCGCGCCCCCCGGACCTGCCGGCCCGCCGCCGGTCCCGGTGACCGTCCCGCCGGCCTTCGTCGCCTATCTCCTGCTCGTGGTCGCCATGGTGTTCGACTGGCGCACCCGCGGCCGCCCGCACCCGGTCTATGTCTATGGTGGCGCCGCGCTGATCGTCGTGAAGCTGTTGAACTGGCCGATCAGCGTCACCCCGCTCTGGCATTCCCTCGCCGGCGGCATATTGGCGCTGGCGCAGTAGCTCGCGCCAGGCCGGGCCCGCCCGTCTCACTCACGCCCCGGACTTCACGGTGATCCCGCCATCGACCACCAGTTCGATGCCGGTCACGTAGCGGGATTCATCGGACGCCAAGAACAACGCCGCGTTGGCGACGTCCCAGGCGTCACCCATGTGCCCCATCGGCACCTGCGCGTCGCGCGCGCGCCACATCGCCTCGACATCCCCCGCCGAATAGCTGGCCGCCAGGCCGGCGGAATGCGCGACCATCGGCGTCTTCATCAGGCCGGGCAGGATGCAGTTCACCCGAACATGATCCGGGGCGAATTGCACCGCCGTGGTCTTCGTCATCTGGTTCATCGCTGCCTTCGAGGCGCCATAGGTAACGTAGGAAATGCCGAGATGCCGGATCGAGGCGATCGACGAGATGTTGATGATCGAGCCGCCGCCCTGCTTTTTCATCACCGGAATGACGTGCTTCATCGCAAAATAGGCGCTCTTCAAATTGACCGCGAAGACGTGGTCCCAGCTCGCCTCGTTGACCTCGACCACGCTGCCCATCTCGGCAATGCCGACATTGTTGTCGAGCACGTCGATGCGGCCGTAGGCCTTCAGGCACGCCGCCACCATCGCCTCGACCTCGGTCTCGCGGGAGACGTCGGCCGTGAAGGCTACAGCCTTGCCGCCCTCGCCCGTGATGATGTCGACGGTTTCTTTGGCCGCAGCGCCATTGCGGTCGACGCAGAACACCTGCGCGCCCTCGCGCGCAAAGATCGCCGCGGTCGCCTTGCCGTTGCCCCAGCCGGGACCGATCGAGCCTGCGCCCACCACCATCGCCGTCTTGCCCTTGAGCCGTTCCATCGACTTCTCTCCCTTACAAATTCTCGTTTTCTCGTAGCCCGGATGAGCGCAGCGATATCCGGGGCGGTGTTGGAGCGGTCCCGGATGTCGCTGCGCTCATCCGGGCTACGAAGCTACGGATCGTTGCATGCTTTCATCGTGGTGACATTGACACCGACCGAGTGCCCCAAAATCTCCGACAACGTTTGGCAATTGCCATCATGGCACAGCCGCCATTCGCCGGCAGCCCCGGAATTTCCGAGCACCACTTCCGGCATCGGCGCGCGCGTTGGCTGCCATTGAAACCAGCCGTCGACCAGTCGCGCCTCGGGCGGCGGCTCCATGCCGGCGCCCGAGCCTTTGACGCGCGCCTGCTCCAGTTGCAGTCCCTGCGGAGTGATGCGCCAGTCTTCCTGCCAGTCGACCTTTTCGATCGAATGGGTCCACACCAGCGTGAAGGCCGCGACCGACAGCGTCTTCACGACGCCGGCTGAAGCGAGGCAGAGGCTCAAGCCGCGGCCACCGCGCTGCGCGGACGCTGCCGCCATTGCCAGATCACGACGGCCGCCGCCAGCGTGAAGCCGACGGTGTCGCTGAAGGCGAAATCGCCGAGCAGGCACAGCGCCGCGACCGACGCCACCGCGAGTTCGATCAGCGTCAGCCGCGTGAACAGGAAGCCGATCGCGACAATGCCGAACAGGCCGATCGCGACCAGCGCCTTGAAGGTCGCCAGCGCCACCGCGCCGTAGAAGCCGAGCCTGGCCGCCATCGGATCGCCGGCCTGCAGCATCAGCGCCGGTGAGTAGACGAAGATGAACGGAATGACGTAGCCCGCCAGCGCGATCCGCATCGCTTCCCAGCCGATCTTGTCCGGGTTCTCTTTCGCGATCGGCGCCGCCGCCAAGGCCGCCAGCGCCACCGGCGGCGAGAGGTCGGCCATGATGCCGTAGTAGAACGCGAACATGTGGCTCGCGATCAGGGGCACGCCGAGCTTGGCGAGCGCGGGCGCGGCCAAAGCGGCGGTGATGATGTAGGTCGGAATCGTCGGAATGCCGGTGCCGAGCAGGATCGACAGCAGCATGGTCATGATCAACGCCAGGAACAGGCTCTTGGCGCCAAGTCCGATGATCCAGCTTCCGAAGATGGTGCCGACGCCGGTCTGCGTCATCATGCCGATGATGGTGCCGACGATGGCGCAGGCCATGCCGACGGTCAGCGCCGACTTGGCGCTGTCGGCGAGCGAATCGCGGCAGGCGGCCAGCGTGGCGCGGCCGCCGCGGGTGATGCCGGCAATCAGGATCAGGCCGACCACGACGCTGGCGACCGGAATGATCTCGAGCCCGTTGCGCGAGACCGCGGCGACGACCAGTGCCAGCCCGATCCAGAAAATATACCGCAGCACCAGGTTGGAAAAGCCGAGCACGATGCTGGCGCCCAGGATCAATGCTACCGTCAGCGCCAGCCCCATGCTGCCGGCGTAGAGCGGCGTAAAGCCTTCGAACAGCATGTAGACCAATGCTGCCAGCGGCAACACCAGGTACCAGCGGTTCACCAGCGCCTTCCACGCGCTCGGGATTTCCGACCGCTTCATGCCGACGAGGCCGTGCTTGCCGGCTTCCAGATGCACCATCCAGAACGCGGAGGCGAAATACAGACAGGCCGGGATCACCGCCGCCTTGACGATCTCGGAATATTGCACGCCGAGCGTTTCGGCCATGATGAAGGCGACCGCGCCCATCACCGGCGGCATGATCTGTCCGCCCATCGAGGCGGTCGCCTCGACGCCGGCGGCAAACGCGCGGCGATAGCCGAACTTGATCATCAGCGGAATCGTGAACTGGCCGACGGTAACGACGTTGGCGACGCCGGAGCCGGAAATCGTTCCCATCATGCCCGAGGCGAACACCGCGACCTTGGCGGGGCCGCCGCGGGTGCGGCCGAACAGGCCGAGCGAGACGTCGGTGAAAAGCTGGATCATGCCGGCGCGCTCGAGGAACGCGCCGAACAGGATGAAGAGGAAGATGTAAGTCGCCGACACGTAGATCGGCACGCCGTAGAACCCTTCGGTGCCGAACGAAAGATGCGTGATGACCTGGTCGAAATCATAACCGCGATGATTGAACGGGGCCGGCAGATACTGCCCGAAGAACCAGTACAGCAGGCAGGCGCCGCACATCAGCGGCAGCGCCGCCCCCATCAGCCTGCGCGTGCCTTCGAACACCAGGACCGCCAGCAGGGTTCCGACCGCGAGATCGATGCGCGTCGGATCGCCGTCGCGGGCAATCAGGTCGGCATAGAAGATCCACTGATACAGCCCGCACAAGAATCCGGCGGCGCCGATCAGCCAGCCGAGCGCCCGGCCGAAATCGTTCTTGGCGGTAAAGTTGCCGATCAGGCCGAAGCTCAACAGCAGCAGGAAGCCGACGTGAACGCCGCGCACCACCTGGCTCGGCAGATAGTTGAAGGCTGCGACATAGAGTTGGAACACCGCAAAGGCGATGCCGATCGCATAGGCCAGATAGCCCCAGCCGCCCGGGCCGAAACCCGGCGGAAACCCGTGCTCGAAATTGTCGAATTCGACCTTGATCGGCTCTTGCGCGCCCTCGGCCTGCAGCATGTCCGTCGTCCCCCCATCCTGTGCCCGCGACGCTTATATCACCTGTGAAAACGCAGGCTACGTCATGGCCGGGCTTGTCCCGGCCATCCA
The Bradyrhizobium sp. KBS0727 genome window above contains:
- a CDS encoding propionyl-CoA synthetase, whose product is MNIHDKSRYHEVHARSLSDPEGFWAEAAREIDWIEPPPKIFDASMGTYGRWFAGGVVNTCYNALDRHVADGRGDQVALIHDSPLANTISKFTYAEMLREVQALAAVMQDFGVAKGDRVILYMPMVAEAVVAMLACARIGAVHSVVFGGFAAKELASRIEDAKPKLIFSASCGLEPGRIVQYKPLLDEAIRLSSVKPETCIILQRPQHGCDLVAGRDHDWASLRRAALEAGKAAPCVPVLATDPLYILYTSGTTGIPKGVVRDNGGHLVALKWSMFNLYGVKPGEVWWCGSDIGWVVGHSYIVYGPLLHGATSIMYEGKPIGTPDAGAFWRVISEHKAVAFFTAPTAFRAIRKEDPEGTFIRKYDLSNFRTLFLAGERADPPTVEWAEQQLKVPVIDHWWQTETGWCIAGNPVGLGMLPVKHGSPTVPMPGYQVDVVDEAARPVPAGTMGSIVIKLPMPPACLPTLWEQDARFKEAYLSEFPGYYKTSDAGYKDEDGYVFVMGRTDDIINVAGHRLSTGGMEEILASHPDVAECAVLGIKDTIKGEVPCGFLVLKAGVSRSPDLIEKEIVALVREKLGPVAAFKLAITVARLPKTRSGKILRGTIKKIADGETWSMPATIEDPKVLDEIGDALKGRV
- a CDS encoding tetratricopeptide repeat protein, with amino-acid sequence MRRFTLRPLTLSVAASALLALTALAPIAARAETAAEPPVACTAFGGAAPARLIASCTADIDNPSTADADRLDATITRAVALHNSGQTDKALAEIDAVIARDPQRARAFRARGEIFRQTGKAEASFAALNEAIRLEPDNANGYESRGNVFNNVRKYDRAIEDYNEALRLKPDFAQAFSDRGAAWYFKGEYQKAVADYDAAIRLDPDRAQTYTNRGAALRKLGRSELALKDETSAIRIDPTRPEYFDNRGLSLAGNGDYVGAIADYDEAIKLRPEAKFLTNRGDAYQARKDYDRAIADYDAAQKLDPTFQRVYNNRGAAWQHRGDRARAKADYAEAVRLNPSDKNAAENYEIVTREIERLGALAYQKNLPSFNCATARRQVEKAICADPGLAQLDRNINDVFLRVIADAESDSHRAALALTRQQRDFIDQRNASFGRRGYDLRQAMEERLDKLNSIARQ
- a CDS encoding tetratricopeptide repeat protein, with the protein product MRGCPDIRTVVAASLLWIAFAHGASATGVEPAKDLRIDPAPCVAAAAANDDDRTIGLCGALVDNDKTDKTDRIKALIARATAYGRKDMTDRAIGDYSVALQLDPSLAGTFNARGELWRKKGDRPKALADFGAALKLNPDHFVARANYKSLALELERLGALKAVAGKPSFNCATARRAVEKAICANPELADLDREINAANIRSLGEIQNPREKRALQREQEDFIARRNTEFGRPGYNLQQEMKKRLQELNGVDGY
- a CDS encoding SDR family NAD(P)-dependent oxidoreductase, which gives rise to MERLKGKTAMVVGAGSIGPGWGNGKATAAIFAREGAQVFCVDRNGAAAKETVDIITGEGGKAVAFTADVSRETEVEAMVAACLKAYGRIDVLDNNVGIAEMGSVVEVNEASWDHVFAVNLKSAYFAMKHVIPVMKKQGGGSIINISSIASIRHLGISYVTYGASKAAMNQMTKTTAVQFAPDHVRVNCILPGLMKTPMVAHSAGLAASYSAGDVEAMWRARDAQVPMGHMGDAWDVANAALFLASDESRYVTGIELVVDGGITVKSGA
- a CDS encoding DUF1850 domain-containing protein — protein: MAAASAQRGGRGLSLCLASAGVVKTLSVAAFTLVWTHSIEKVDWQEDWRITPQGLQLEQARVKGSGAGMEPPPEARLVDGWFQWQPTRAPMPEVVLGNSGAAGEWRLCHDGNCQTLSEILGHSVGVNVTTMKACNDP
- a CDS encoding TRAP transporter permease, which codes for MLQAEGAQEPIKVEFDNFEHGFPPGFGPGGWGYLAYAIGIAFAVFQLYVAAFNYLPSQVVRGVHVGFLLLLSFGLIGNFTAKNDFGRALGWLIGAAGFLCGLYQWIFYADLIARDGDPTRIDLAVGTLLAVLVFEGTRRLMGAALPLMCGACLLYWFFGQYLPAPFNHRGYDFDQVITHLSFGTEGFYGVPIYVSATYIFLFILFGAFLERAGMIQLFTDVSLGLFGRTRGGPAKVAVFASGMMGTISGSGVANVVTVGQFTIPLMIKFGYRRAFAAGVEATASMGGQIMPPVMGAVAFIMAETLGVQYSEIVKAAVIPACLYFASAFWMVHLEAGKHGLVGMKRSEIPSAWKALVNRWYLVLPLAALVYMLFEGFTPLYAGSMGLALTVALILGASIVLGFSNLVLRYIFWIGLALVVAAVSRNGLEIIPVASVVVGLILIAGITRGGRATLAACRDSLADSAKSALTVGMACAIVGTIIGMMTQTGVGTIFGSWIIGLGAKSLFLALIMTMLLSILLGTGIPTIPTYIITAALAAPALAKLGVPLIASHMFAFYYGIMADLSPPVALAALAAAPIAKENPDKIGWEAMRIALAGYVIPFIFVYSPALMLQAGDPMAARLGFYGAVALATFKALVAIGLFGIVAIGFLFTRLTLIELAVASVAALCLLGDFAFSDTVGFTLAAAVVIWQWRQRPRSAVAAA